One Erysipelothrix amsterdamensis DNA window includes the following coding sequences:
- a CDS encoding ABC transporter permease — protein sequence MNKLKTVFKFEFLEMLRKRSVKVTTLILCLAVLLITSIPTIQSLFKDDQINDQQTSEVVPEERNEWGFIFEDSSIDKEAFTTILGLNHLKQFDSEEAMKTSLLNKEIKKGYVLYNSTSYKVLTIDKDMFGFEDSIIEDTLKTMAINENFKANNIDVEDARNAMNVSITSEVEAIGKDSSQGFFIAYVIMFAMYMLILFFGQSVATSVAREKDSRTMELLITSTDPKVLILGKVFAMGAVGLLQVGTISLSVFIGFMVNKVNYDADILMMVQGSLTVYTAIVYLVFSIAGYILYLYIFAALGSLISKVEDVSSATTPITLLFVIAFFIASSSLSAPDSQLTIISSYVPFVSLFTMPIRFMLTSVNWIEIVISMVIMILSTLAIAKISVYIYRFGSLNYGNKLKIKDILKAKK from the coding sequence ATGAATAAACTCAAAACGGTATTTAAATTTGAATTTTTAGAAATGTTACGCAAACGTAGTGTAAAAGTAACAACGTTAATATTATGTCTTGCGGTTTTGTTGATAACATCAATTCCGACCATTCAATCTTTATTTAAGGATGATCAAATAAATGATCAACAGACAAGTGAAGTGGTACCTGAGGAACGTAATGAGTGGGGATTTATCTTTGAGGATTCATCAATTGATAAGGAAGCATTTACAACCATCCTTGGTCTTAATCATCTTAAACAGTTTGATTCAGAAGAAGCAATGAAAACTTCCCTCCTCAATAAAGAGATTAAGAAGGGTTATGTTTTATACAATAGTACTTCCTACAAAGTCCTAACTATAGATAAAGATATGTTTGGTTTTGAAGATAGTATTATCGAGGACACTTTAAAGACAATGGCCATTAATGAGAATTTTAAAGCCAACAATATTGATGTAGAAGATGCACGTAACGCCATGAATGTTTCAATTACATCTGAGGTAGAAGCGATTGGTAAGGATTCATCACAAGGGTTCTTTATTGCTTACGTCATTATGTTTGCGATGTATATGTTGATTCTTTTCTTTGGTCAATCCGTAGCAACATCGGTTGCTCGTGAGAAAGACAGTCGAACCATGGAACTACTCATTACCAGTACTGATCCGAAAGTTCTTATTTTGGGGAAAGTATTTGCGATGGGAGCTGTTGGACTGTTACAAGTTGGTACAATTTCATTATCTGTATTTATCGGTTTTATGGTAAATAAAGTTAATTATGATGCTGATATTTTAATGATGGTACAAGGTTCACTAACCGTCTATACAGCAATTGTGTATTTAGTATTTTCTATAGCAGGTTATATTTTATACCTTTATATTTTTGCGGCATTGGGATCGTTGATTTCTAAAGTAGAGGATGTAAGTTCTGCTACTACGCCTATTACCTTGTTATTTGTGATAGCATTCTTTATTGCTTCAAGTAGTTTGAGTGCACCGGATAGCCAATTGACAATTATTAGTTCTTATGTACCATTTGTCTCGTTATTTACAATGCCTATTCGTTTTATGTTGACCTCAGTGAACTGGATTGAAATAGTAATCTCAATGGTTATTATGATTTTATCAACCTTGGCAATTGCGAAGATTTCAGTCTATATCTATCGATTTGGTTCATTAAATTATGGTAACAAATTAAAAATTAAAGATATTTTAAAAGCAAAAAAATAA
- a CDS encoding aspartate dehydrogenase domain-containing protein, giving the protein MKKLKLALIGPGFLNDIVAQAWVDGYLPEYELVGVLGRNPLRTAAFANHYGCKACSTIEELMALEPDYTSEAASVKSVVDYTETVLRSGSNLVVLSIGAFADATFYNHVQDVARETGKKVHIASGAVGGFDILRTATLMSPVNVKMTGMKSPRALVHTSLNREGLIDIQEPVEVFSGTTKEAIAALPTHVNVSVAIALASAGPEETTLNINAVPGYVGDEHRIMLEGEEIKTDLKIYSRTSRVAGWSIVAVLQNIVAPIVF; this is encoded by the coding sequence ATGAAAAAATTAAAATTAGCTTTAATTGGGCCTGGTTTTCTAAACGATATCGTGGCTCAAGCTTGGGTGGATGGCTATCTACCTGAATACGAACTTGTTGGAGTATTAGGTCGAAACCCACTTCGTACCGCTGCGTTCGCAAACCATTATGGTTGTAAAGCATGCTCAACAATTGAAGAATTAATGGCTCTTGAACCAGACTATACATCTGAAGCAGCTTCTGTTAAGTCTGTCGTTGACTATACTGAAACAGTACTTCGTTCTGGTTCAAACCTTGTCGTACTATCCATTGGAGCTTTTGCTGATGCAACTTTCTATAACCATGTACAAGATGTTGCTCGCGAAACAGGTAAAAAAGTTCATATAGCAAGTGGAGCTGTAGGAGGTTTTGATATACTTCGTACTGCGACACTCATGAGTCCTGTAAATGTAAAAATGACGGGGATGAAATCACCTCGAGCATTAGTCCATACATCACTAAATCGTGAAGGTCTAATTGATATTCAAGAACCAGTTGAAGTATTCTCAGGAACAACAAAAGAAGCAATCGCTGCATTACCAACTCATGTTAATGTTTCAGTTGCTATTGCACTTGCAAGTGCTGGTCCAGAAGAAACCACATTAAATATCAATGCAGTTCCTGGTTACGTAGGTGACGAACACCGCATTATGCTTGAAGGTGAAGAAATCAAAACAGACTTAAAAATCTATAGCCGTACAAGTCGTGTGGCAGGTTGGAGTATCGTTGCAGTGCTTCAAAACATCGTTGCACCAATCGTATTTTAG
- a CDS encoding 4'-phosphopantetheinyl transferase family protein, producing MENHVVIYQTKKTSIRTLEMCIQDFTRRNKIDNTWYLYKTENGKPIILNNDFYYSKTITEAFSSYAFSLHPISIDIQKFDEHVNYQKISDRFYHPQEIEYVKKHGIRSFYKIWCLKECYIKFFDLRIEKDFPQFSVLEILDNNMRNLTCTLLPLSNEYFGSLLTEAPTTFEFISIEMKD from the coding sequence ATGGAAAATCACGTTGTCATTTATCAAACAAAAAAAACATCAATCCGCACTCTTGAAATGTGTATTCAAGACTTTACTCGGCGTAATAAGATCGATAACACTTGGTATCTTTACAAAACCGAAAACGGTAAACCCATCATCTTAAATAATGATTTTTATTACAGTAAAACAATTACAGAAGCATTTTCCAGCTATGCATTCAGTCTTCATCCAATAAGTATCGACATCCAAAAATTTGATGAGCATGTGAATTACCAAAAAATCTCAGACCGTTTTTACCACCCTCAAGAAATTGAGTATGTCAAAAAACATGGCATCCGGAGTTTCTACAAAATCTGGTGTCTTAAAGAGTGTTATATCAAATTTTTTGACCTGCGTATTGAAAAAGACTTTCCTCAATTCTCTGTATTAGAAATCCTAGATAATAATATGAGAAATCTAACTTGTACTCTCCTTCCCTTAAGTAATGAGTACTTTGGTTCGTTACTTACTGAAGCACCCACTACATTTGAATTTATTTCCATCGAAATGAAGGACTAA
- a CDS encoding amino acid adenylation domain-containing protein, with translation MNHILKYFEATVEHHPKKIAVVEPNQTITYENLFTQAQIAGTFFINHFDKNNPIVIFREKGIDTLSLMFGAAYACCPYVIVDPSQPDDRVVSILETLKTKYIIAAADQKCRIEQLGSNIKFIDFKSVLCGSSDDARIEQRMASHISTNPLYILFTSGSTGNPKGVVVSHQSVIRFIRDFTDKFCFSSNDVIANQAPFDFDVSVKDIYSSIMKGSTLVLIPKSFFTNPVTLLDYICETKATVLTWAVSALCLVSQLKGLSYRKPKQLRQIMFSGERMPVKHLEKWREACPNTEFVNLYGPTEITCNCTYYILETDRHYDEELPIGIPFYDDQVFLLNENDELVNDSDVLGEICVGGLSLALGYFNNQEQTNRVFVQNPLNPFYRDVIYRTGDLGYYNKNGELCIRGRKDFQIKHMGHRIELEEIERKIEEHPSVSRACCVYHEKKYKIYGIYHGDLDVRELISYLETKLPHYMIPNTFIQVHQMPLTKNGKIDRQLLKSEVGIHV, from the coding sequence ATGAATCATATACTAAAGTATTTTGAAGCAACTGTAGAGCATCATCCAAAAAAAATCGCAGTTGTTGAACCGAATCAAACGATAACTTATGAGAATCTGTTTACTCAGGCTCAAATCGCAGGAACGTTTTTTATAAATCATTTTGATAAAAATAATCCAATTGTTATTTTTAGAGAGAAGGGAATCGATACACTTTCTTTAATGTTTGGTGCAGCCTATGCTTGCTGTCCCTACGTGATTGTAGATCCATCACAACCTGATGATCGTGTTGTTTCGATTCTTGAAACACTAAAAACGAAATATATTATTGCTGCTGCTGATCAAAAATGCCGTATTGAGCAATTGGGTTCAAATATTAAATTCATAGATTTCAAATCAGTACTGTGCGGAAGTTCAGATGATGCACGGATTGAGCAACGCATGGCTTCGCATATCTCCACAAATCCGCTTTATATACTCTTTACATCAGGTTCCACAGGAAATCCTAAGGGTGTAGTTGTTTCACATCAATCTGTAATTCGGTTTATTCGTGATTTTACCGATAAGTTTTGTTTTTCTTCAAACGATGTGATTGCGAATCAAGCACCTTTTGATTTCGATGTATCAGTTAAGGATATTTACAGTTCAATAATGAAAGGTTCTACCTTGGTGTTAATACCAAAATCATTTTTTACAAATCCTGTAACATTACTGGATTATATTTGTGAGACGAAAGCGACTGTTTTAACGTGGGCTGTATCAGCACTGTGTCTAGTAAGTCAATTAAAAGGTCTATCCTATCGGAAACCAAAGCAACTGCGACAAATAATGTTTAGTGGAGAACGTATGCCCGTTAAACATCTAGAGAAATGGCGTGAAGCCTGTCCAAACACGGAGTTTGTAAATCTATACGGTCCAACTGAAATTACATGTAATTGTACTTACTATATTTTGGAAACAGATCGACATTATGATGAGGAACTTCCAATTGGTATACCGTTTTATGACGATCAAGTATTTTTGTTAAATGAAAATGATGAGCTTGTCAACGATTCGGATGTACTTGGAGAAATTTGTGTTGGTGGTTTGAGCTTGGCACTAGGATATTTCAATAATCAAGAACAGACAAATCGTGTTTTTGTTCAAAATCCGTTAAATCCATTTTACCGGGATGTTATTTATCGTACCGGAGATTTAGGATACTATAACAAAAACGGTGAATTATGTATTAGAGGGCGTAAAGATTTTCAGATAAAACATATGGGTCACCGTATTGAATTGGAGGAAATTGAACGCAAAATTGAGGAACATCCTAGCGTTTCAAGAGCTTGTTGTGTCTATCATGAAAAAAAATATAAAATCTATGGCATCTATCACGGGGATCTCGATGTAAGGGAACTTATTTCATATTTAGAAACAAAGCTTCCTCATTATATGATTCCTAATACGTTTATACAGGTGCATCAAATGCCCTTAACTAAAAACGGAAAAATAGATCGTCAACTTTTAAAATCGGAAGTAGGGATACACGTATGA
- a CDS encoding alanine racemase, with the protein MNLMELCTSCNELKTPCYIFDVDFLEEHVQSIKASLPANTKLCYAMKANPFLVGILDKIVDSFEVCSPGEYRICQRNNISNRKIILSGVYKNSEDIREIIQMEEQPIYTVESIKQLELLNDLSTEYQKQINVILRLTSGNQFGMDATEIERVFDQTNEFQFLKWHGIQLYSGTQKHKLNKVQAELESLKSYIETLRSRYQIELPCLEFGPGLGVQYFESDKPTLSIPEFSSVLKSLSFDGEIVLEMGRIIVAGCGTYLTRVVDIKTNDMKHYAILDGGIHHVSYYGQFLGMKCPNIERIALNESPEYSAQWNLCGSLCTVADVLVKDYESVLALNDVVAFKNVGAYSVTEGISLFLSRDLPQVNLYRKQSGIEVIRDTVEIDILNSIKERKI; encoded by the coding sequence ATGAATCTAATGGAACTGTGCACATCGTGCAACGAACTCAAAACACCATGTTATATATTTGACGTTGATTTTTTAGAAGAACATGTTCAATCAATCAAAGCATCATTACCTGCCAATACGAAGTTATGTTACGCAATGAAAGCCAACCCATTTTTAGTTGGTATTCTCGATAAAATAGTAGATTCATTTGAAGTATGTTCTCCTGGAGAATACCGTATTTGTCAAAGGAATAATATTTCCAATCGAAAAATAATACTTTCTGGTGTTTATAAAAACTCTGAGGATATCAGGGAAATTATACAGATGGAAGAACAACCAATCTATACAGTCGAGTCTATCAAACAACTGGAATTACTTAATGATTTATCAACCGAGTATCAGAAACAAATCAACGTAATCTTACGATTGACAAGTGGTAACCAATTTGGAATGGACGCTACTGAAATTGAGCGAGTCTTTGATCAAACAAACGAGTTCCAGTTTCTAAAATGGCATGGTATTCAGCTTTATTCAGGAACGCAAAAGCATAAACTTAACAAAGTTCAGGCCGAACTCGAATCGTTAAAATCATATATTGAAACATTGAGAAGTCGTTATCAAATAGAGCTCCCTTGTTTAGAGTTTGGACCGGGATTAGGTGTTCAATACTTCGAATCAGATAAACCAACACTTTCCATTCCCGAATTTAGTTCAGTTCTCAAAAGTTTGAGCTTCGATGGGGAAATTGTTTTAGAGATGGGCCGAATTATTGTTGCAGGTTGTGGCACATATTTAACGCGTGTTGTGGATATAAAAACAAACGACATGAAGCATTATGCAATTTTAGATGGCGGAATTCACCATGTTAGTTATTACGGTCAGTTTTTAGGAATGAAGTGTCCAAATATTGAACGTATTGCTTTAAATGAATCTCCCGAATATTCTGCACAATGGAATTTGTGTGGTTCTTTATGTACGGTTGCGGATGTCTTGGTAAAAGATTATGAATCAGTCCTCGCGCTGAATGATGTTGTCGCATTCAAAAATGTAGGAGCCTATAGCGTTACAGAAGGAATAAGTTTATTCCTTAGTAGAGACCTTCCACAGGTTAACCTATACCGTAAACAAAGTGGTATTGAGGTTATTAGAGATACTGTAGAAATAGATATACTGAATTCAATTAAGGAGAGAAAAATATGA
- a CDS encoding acyl carrier protein — protein MNKLLEILEDIKPNIDYETENQLVDKRILDSFSILTLVAELEDSFDIEIPYDEIKPNNFNTLKSMWEMVSRLSGEN, from the coding sequence ATGAATAAATTACTTGAAATTTTAGAAGACATAAAACCAAATATCGATTATGAAACAGAAAATCAATTGGTTGATAAACGGATACTTGATTCGTTCTCAATCCTGACTTTGGTTGCAGAACTTGAAGATTCTTTTGATATCGAAATTCCCTATGATGAAATCAAACCGAATAATTTTAATACACTCAAGAGTATGTGGGAAATGGTAAGTCGTCTTAGCGGTGAAAACTAA
- a CDS encoding MBOAT family O-acyltransferase, which translates to MAYHNYIYLFLFLPIMMIMYQLCNQKYRYLVMLLGSITFYLLMSSKLIVYLVLISLSTYVIGLGLSQSKQKHKGLFLSLGILIPLGILTVFKYYNFIGENLNSVLKGLELTIPYRKFIQPIGISFFSLQAISYLVDVKMGKIKAEQNPFKILLYLSFFPTIIEGPIARYDQVIPQLSTGEAITYSSLTFGLQRVLWGLIKKVVIADRLDPFVGSVFKNVDTNGGVVILIAVLAYTLQLYSEFSGTMDIVLGSAEIFGVKLPENFNQPFFSKSASEFWRRWHMTLGGFFKDYIFYPISLSKFNRKLTKWLKTKIGKRYSRLLPTLGALFVVWVCNGLWHGAQWQYLAYGMYYFVIIAFGMILEPLFLSLFSRTKLNRESKFLNGLRWIRTMLIVNFGMMLFRSHGISKAISMLTKMIQDFNVNQIMDGSLLNKGMDIHDFGIILFGLAIMIIVGFLKENGIQIRIQIAQWKSYVRIPFYYGAMLFLVIFGAYGYGYAIVELIYANF; encoded by the coding sequence ATGGCATATCATAATTACATTTATCTTTTCTTGTTTTTGCCGATTATGATGATTATGTATCAATTATGCAATCAAAAATATCGGTACCTTGTAATGCTTCTTGGAAGCATTACTTTTTATCTCTTGATGAGTTCAAAACTGATTGTATATTTGGTACTCATCAGTCTATCTACATATGTCATTGGTTTAGGATTATCTCAATCGAAACAGAAGCATAAAGGCCTTTTTCTGTCTCTTGGAATTCTGATTCCATTAGGGATTTTAACGGTCTTCAAATATTACAACTTTATTGGAGAAAATCTGAATTCTGTGCTGAAAGGTCTTGAATTAACCATTCCATATCGAAAATTTATTCAACCAATCGGTATTTCGTTTTTTTCATTACAAGCGATCAGTTACCTTGTAGATGTTAAAATGGGGAAAATTAAGGCAGAACAAAACCCGTTTAAAATCCTACTATATCTATCGTTTTTTCCAACCATTATTGAAGGACCGATAGCACGATATGATCAGGTTATACCACAGCTTAGTACAGGTGAGGCGATTACATATTCTTCGTTAACATTTGGATTACAACGAGTACTGTGGGGCCTTATTAAAAAAGTTGTAATTGCCGATCGTCTCGATCCGTTCGTGGGATCTGTTTTTAAGAATGTTGACACAAATGGTGGTGTCGTGATTTTAATTGCAGTTCTTGCATATACGCTTCAACTTTATTCAGAGTTCTCGGGTACGATGGACATTGTTTTAGGAAGTGCTGAGATATTTGGGGTGAAATTGCCCGAAAACTTTAACCAGCCTTTCTTTTCAAAAAGCGCATCTGAGTTTTGGCGACGTTGGCACATGACCTTAGGTGGCTTTTTTAAAGACTATATTTTCTACCCTATTTCATTATCAAAATTTAATCGTAAACTAACAAAATGGCTCAAGACTAAAATCGGAAAAAGATATAGTCGTCTATTACCAACGCTAGGCGCATTATTTGTTGTGTGGGTGTGCAATGGACTGTGGCACGGAGCTCAATGGCAGTACTTAGCCTATGGTATGTATTATTTTGTGATTATTGCATTTGGAATGATTCTGGAGCCATTGTTCTTAAGTCTATTCAGTAGAACAAAACTAAATCGAGAAAGTAAATTTCTTAATGGATTAAGATGGATAAGAACTATGCTTATTGTTAATTTTGGAATGATGTTGTTTCGCTCTCATGGAATATCGAAGGCCATTTCAATGTTAACTAAAATGATACAAGATTTTAATGTGAATCAAATTATGGATGGATCCCTCCTTAATAAAGGAATGGATATTCATGATTTCGGAATCATTCTATTTGGGTTAGCTATCATGATTATTGTCGGTTTTCTTAAAGAAAATGGTATTCAAATAAGAATCCAAATTGCGCAGTGGAAGAGTTATGTTCGCATTCCGTTTTATTATGGTGCAATGTTATTCTTAGTTATTTTTGGAGCTTATGGTTATGGTTACGCAATCGTAGAACTTATTTATGCAAACTTTTAG